From Pseudomonas poae, the proteins below share one genomic window:
- a CDS encoding MFS transporter — MSIHQTPGHVLPARSAAKMEAAMAVGAFAIGTGEFAIMGLMPDIAHNLNLSEPQVGHAISAYALGVMVGAPLLAILGAKLLRKHMLLLLMGLYALGNLATAFTPTFGSLVAFRFISGLPHGAYFGIAAVVASSMVANDKRAGAVARVMMGLTLAMLLGNPIATSLGQYLGWRSAFALVSVIALCTIALVWRYVPDRRDEPRSDPRKELRAFTKPQVWMALAIGAIGFAGMFCVFSYLAPTMLEVTKVSPQWIPFGLAAFGVGGIIGNIAGGKLFDRLQFRAVGLILVWSMAVLVFFPFAAGSLWGVLLGIGLVGTMVSLAAPLQIRLMDIAHEAPSLAAASNHAAFNLANALGPWFGGMAITAGLGWTSTGYIGAATALVGLGVYLIARRMQGGH, encoded by the coding sequence ATGTCTATCCACCAAACACCCGGGCACGTGCTGCCCGCGCGCAGCGCTGCGAAAATGGAAGCTGCCATGGCCGTGGGCGCTTTCGCTATCGGCACCGGCGAGTTCGCCATCATGGGCCTGATGCCGGACATCGCCCACAACCTCAACCTCAGCGAACCCCAAGTGGGCCACGCCATCAGTGCCTACGCGCTGGGCGTGATGGTCGGCGCGCCGCTGTTGGCGATCCTCGGCGCCAAACTGCTGCGCAAACATATGTTGCTGCTGTTAATGGGGCTGTATGCCCTGGGCAACCTGGCCACCGCGTTCACCCCAACCTTCGGTTCATTGGTGGCTTTCCGCTTTATCAGCGGCCTGCCCCATGGCGCCTACTTCGGGATTGCCGCCGTGGTGGCGTCGAGCATGGTGGCGAACGACAAACGCGCCGGCGCGGTAGCCCGCGTGATGATGGGGCTAACGCTGGCGATGCTGCTGGGTAACCCGATTGCCACCTCCCTCGGGCAGTACCTGGGCTGGCGCTCGGCGTTTGCACTGGTCAGCGTGATCGCCCTGTGCACTATCGCGCTGGTGTGGCGCTACGTCCCCGACCGCCGCGATGAACCGCGCAGCGACCCGCGCAAGGAACTGCGCGCCTTCACCAAACCCCAGGTGTGGATGGCGCTGGCCATCGGCGCCATCGGGTTTGCCGGGATGTTCTGCGTGTTCAGCTACCTGGCCCCGACCATGCTGGAAGTGACCAAGGTGTCGCCGCAATGGATCCCGTTCGGGCTGGCGGCGTTTGGCGTGGGCGGGATCATCGGCAACATTGCCGGCGGCAAGCTGTTTGATCGCCTGCAATTTCGGGCGGTGGGCTTGATCCTGGTGTGGTCGATGGCAGTCCTGGTGTTCTTCCCCTTCGCCGCCGGGTCACTCTGGGGCGTGCTGCTGGGCATTGGCCTGGTCGGCACCATGGTGTCGTTGGCCGCTCCGCTGCAAATCCGCCTGATGGACATCGCCCACGAAGCACCCAGCCTCGCGGCAGCCTCCAACCACGCCGCCTTCAACCTGGCTAACGCGCTGGGCCCATGGTTTGGCGGGATGGCGATTACGGCAGGGCTGGGCTGGACCAGCACCGGGTACATCGGCGCGGCCACGGCCTTGGTCGGCCTAGGGGTTTACCTGATAGCACGACGGATGCAGGGCGGGCATTAA
- a CDS encoding DUF6124 family protein, which translates to MHNKTRNPYADHNAAPVDTKLHAAAKRAIEHYLPSSDDGAPIERPSNNVFFVSPNIDTETLLANAAENLESANQMASNLAFEVDEPHRAIVLGIQQLIELSALLVDRAQEQLAPAIR; encoded by the coding sequence ATGCACAACAAAACACGCAATCCGTATGCTGACCACAACGCTGCACCCGTCGATACCAAACTTCACGCAGCCGCCAAGCGCGCGATTGAGCATTACCTACCCTCATCCGACGACGGTGCGCCCATCGAGCGCCCAAGCAACAACGTGTTCTTCGTCAGCCCCAACATAGACACCGAAACCCTCCTGGCCAACGCTGCCGAGAACCTGGAATCCGCCAACCAAATGGCCTCAAACCTGGCATTCGAAGTTGATGAGCCCCACCGCGCCATCGTCCTGGGCATTCAACAGCTAATCGAATTAAGCGCTCTACTCGTCGACCGAGCCCAAGAGCAGCTAGCCCCTGCAATCCGCTGA
- a CDS encoding relaxase/mobilization nuclease domain-containing protein codes for MIGKIFPKSVGSFKNRIRYIFGCTKHDHEISGIRTISHNTMSKDPLPGVVQGNEADLAEMIKEFDQIETLRRFSIDSDKAIKPVFHAILSLRPGESLTTAQWRTAVQTYMTDLGFNETNQYVAVMHQDKEHQHVHIVANRIRLNDDFSMVKDSNERSISLDSVSGIEDRFGLTKAPKPEDTWGASITHEELQASIRDGDLPLKHKMIAKIAGAIEATNAVDGDMFTFTRLLRKQKVYINLTLNEDGQPKGISFEFDGKYISGRQLKRSRLTWHKLTTQEGIHYDPKTIRELQDDIARRDSEEQERARIYYFEFVSTSGKRRSPIYVRFTARDYEVQKMIQEVLELLDAIFDELFKPRECRLMRSYIEYIPGQPLELEEEQAPAL; via the coding sequence ATGATCGGCAAGATTTTTCCTAAGTCAGTAGGCTCGTTTAAGAACCGGATTCGGTACATTTTTGGCTGCACCAAGCACGATCACGAAATCAGCGGAATCCGGACGATCAGCCACAACACTATGAGCAAAGATCCGCTGCCAGGCGTCGTTCAGGGTAACGAAGCAGACCTCGCGGAGATGATCAAGGAGTTCGACCAGATTGAGACCCTTCGCCGCTTCTCAATCGACTCTGATAAAGCCATCAAGCCAGTCTTCCACGCAATACTGTCCCTTCGGCCCGGAGAGTCCCTGACGACCGCACAGTGGCGCACAGCCGTCCAGACCTACATGACAGACCTGGGCTTCAACGAGACCAACCAGTACGTCGCTGTAATGCACCAAGACAAAGAACACCAACACGTCCACATCGTCGCCAACAGGATCAGGCTCAACGATGACTTCTCCATGGTCAAAGACAGCAACGAGCGAAGCATCAGCCTCGACTCAGTGTCGGGCATAGAAGATCGCTTCGGCCTCACCAAAGCACCGAAGCCCGAGGACACATGGGGCGCCTCGATCACTCACGAAGAGCTCCAAGCCTCGATCCGCGACGGCGACCTGCCGTTGAAGCACAAGATGATCGCGAAGATCGCAGGCGCTATCGAAGCCACCAACGCCGTCGATGGCGATATGTTCACGTTCACCCGGCTACTCAGGAAGCAAAAGGTCTATATCAACCTGACCCTCAACGAGGACGGCCAACCAAAAGGAATATCGTTTGAGTTTGACGGCAAATATATAAGTGGCAGACAGCTCAAGCGCTCAAGACTCACATGGCACAAACTAACTACGCAGGAAGGAATACATTATGACCCCAAAACCATTCGTGAACTTCAGGATGACATTGCGAGAAGAGATAGCGAAGAACAAGAAAGAGCTCGAATCTATTACTTTGAATTTGTTTCAACTTCAGGAAAGAGAAGAAGCCCGATCTACGTCAGGTTTACAGCCAGGGACTATGAAGTCCAGAAAATGATTCAGGAGGTTCTTGAGCTGCTGGATGCTATTTTTGATGAGCTATTTAAGCCAAGGGAGTGCAGGTTGATGCGCAGTTACATAGAGTACATACCAGGCCAGCCGCTGGAGCTAGAAGAGGAACAGGCTCCAGCGCTATAA